In the genome of Mycobacterium kansasii ATCC 12478, one region contains:
- a CDS encoding HK97 family phage prohead protease, which yields MTSILYRNAELRSGTGRTVFGTVVPYGEEITVRDFDGEYRERFAPGAFQRSIAERGHKLKLLVSHDSRTRYPVGRAVELREERFGLFAAFEIANTRDGDEALANVRAGVVDSFSVGFRPIRDRRENGVVVRVEAALLEVSLTGIPAYPSAEIAGVRSEQLVIPRSVALARIQLLDW from the coding sequence TTGACTAGCATCCTTTACCGCAACGCCGAATTACGATCCGGCACTGGCCGCACCGTGTTCGGCACCGTCGTGCCCTACGGCGAGGAAATCACCGTGCGCGACTTCGACGGCGAATACCGGGAACGGTTCGCGCCTGGGGCCTTTCAGCGCAGCATCGCTGAGCGCGGCCACAAGTTGAAGTTGTTGGTGTCCCACGATTCCCGGACCCGTTACCCGGTGGGCCGTGCTGTCGAGCTGCGCGAGGAACGGTTCGGGTTGTTCGCGGCGTTCGAGATCGCGAATACCCGCGACGGAGATGAGGCTTTGGCGAACGTTCGTGCTGGCGTTGTCGATTCGTTCAGCGTTGGTTTCCGGCCGATCCGGGATCGCCGCGAGAACGGTGTCGTGGTCCGTGTGGAAGCCGCGCTGCTTGAGGTCTCCTTGACTGGTATCCCGGCCTATCCGTCCGCCGAGATTGCCGGTGTGCGGTCTGAGCAACTTGTTATTCCCCGGAGCGTGGCCTTGGCCCGCATTCAACTACTCGATTGGTGA
- a CDS encoding phage major capsid protein yields MTEIDFTTVEQCRAAAQQLLDSTDGDLTGPAAERFQALTLHAEQLRERQAQRDRRHATDLAAMVRGLQSGELRTEGGANGMHTLNGEQRSQYDEDRPAPDRQRDSAMRTIERSHKAGLLAAGGAEVAERLVGSGPAPARSWAARWIAETGCEKYREAFSKLVLDPQRGHLQFTPAEGEAFRRVTALQAEQRAMSLTDAAGGFLVPFELDPTVLLSSDGSNNPLMKISRVIQTVSDVWHGVTSEGVVAEWLPESSEAADASPTLTQPAIPSCKASVFVPFSVELQGDATTLMQELGRLLQDGADQLLATAFTTGSGTGQPTGIISALAGGSSVVTGDGSEALAASDIYKVQSMLPPRFQPRASWNANLSILNTIRQFETTNGALRFPELSTSPPKLLGRNIYENSNMDGSLNTAATETNHVLLYGDFSQFAITMRTGSSLELIPHLVGANRRPTGERGAWLWMRVGSDVLVDNAFRLLNVPTSA; encoded by the coding sequence ATGACCGAGATTGATTTCACGACGGTGGAGCAGTGCCGCGCGGCTGCCCAGCAGTTACTCGACAGCACCGACGGCGACTTGACCGGCCCGGCCGCCGAACGTTTCCAAGCGTTGACGCTTCACGCTGAGCAGCTCCGCGAGCGCCAGGCGCAGCGCGACCGCCGGCACGCCACCGACCTGGCTGCGATGGTCCGCGGTCTGCAATCGGGTGAGCTTCGGACTGAGGGCGGCGCCAACGGTATGCACACCCTCAACGGCGAGCAGCGGTCGCAGTATGACGAGGACCGCCCGGCCCCGGATCGGCAGCGTGACAGCGCAATGCGCACCATTGAGCGCAGCCACAAGGCCGGGTTGTTGGCCGCTGGCGGCGCTGAGGTTGCGGAGCGGCTGGTGGGTTCGGGTCCGGCTCCGGCGCGCTCGTGGGCGGCCCGTTGGATCGCCGAAACCGGCTGTGAGAAATACCGGGAAGCGTTCTCCAAGTTGGTGCTCGATCCGCAGCGCGGGCATTTGCAATTCACCCCGGCCGAGGGTGAAGCGTTTCGGCGTGTGACCGCGTTGCAAGCTGAGCAGCGGGCAATGTCATTGACCGACGCTGCGGGCGGGTTTCTTGTGCCCTTCGAGCTGGACCCCACGGTGTTGCTGTCGTCTGACGGCTCGAACAATCCGCTGATGAAGATTTCCCGTGTGATTCAGACGGTTTCCGACGTTTGGCACGGTGTCACGTCGGAAGGTGTTGTGGCTGAATGGCTCCCGGAGTCGTCGGAGGCGGCCGATGCCAGCCCCACGCTGACGCAGCCCGCAATTCCCAGCTGCAAAGCGTCGGTGTTCGTCCCGTTCAGCGTCGAATTGCAAGGCGATGCAACGACGCTGATGCAGGAGCTGGGCCGCCTGCTGCAGGACGGTGCTGACCAGCTGTTAGCGACCGCGTTCACGACGGGCAGCGGGACCGGCCAGCCGACTGGCATCATCTCGGCGTTGGCCGGCGGCTCGTCGGTGGTCACCGGCGACGGGTCGGAAGCCCTGGCCGCATCCGACATTTACAAGGTGCAGAGCATGCTGCCGCCGCGCTTTCAGCCCCGCGCATCATGGAACGCGAACTTGTCTATCCTCAACACGATTCGCCAGTTCGAGACCACAAACGGAGCGCTGAGGTTCCCAGAGCTGAGCACAAGTCCGCCGAAGTTGCTGGGCCGCAACATCTATGAGAATTCGAATATGGACGGCAGCCTCAACACCGCGGCAACCGAGACCAATCACGTCCTCCTGTACGGCGATTTCAGTCAGTTTGCTATCACGATGCGCACCGGCTCAAGCCTTGAACTGATCCCACATCTAGTTGGGGCTAATCGGCGCCCGACCGGGGAGCGCGGCGCTTGGTTGTGGATGCGGGTCGGTTCGGATGTGCTGGTCGATAATGCGTTCCGGCTGCTGAACGTGCCGACGAGCGCCTAG